The Nocardia spumae nucleotide sequence GAACAGAAGGGAAGTCGGCGTTCTACCACGGTCGCCAGAGCGGCGCCGACGCGCCCGACGCGCCGCCGAGGCGGCGTTCCTTTCAGCGAGCGGTTTGCGCGGCGCCGCGTGGCGAGCGCCGACTCGGCGGCGCGCCAGCCGCCGCCCTTGATCCTCTCTAGCCAAATTCCGCCACGACCAATGCAGGTGAGTCGCATTTGCTCGCGAGAAGGTCAGTCGCGGGACAGACTTGGAGCATGGCTGAGCTTGCGCTGACGGCGGACCGTCGTGAAGAACTGGCCGGGGTTGTTAGGGGACGAACAGCGTCTTCGGGCCGAGTATCGAAGGTGGCGGAGTACCTCGATCCCGCGCCGATGCTGCGGAGGGACGGGGGACGACGGGCCGACGCAGCGTTCGATTTTGCGGCTCGTGCATTACATGACAGGCGGGCCTCGATCAGCGCGAAACCCATACTGGGACATCGCTCGGGCCTCGGTGTCCGAACGTCAGGGGGCGCCTGGGTGATGGTTGGACGGTGGACTGGTCTCGAGGCAAGCGCGCTGACTGGGATTCGACGCAGACCAATCATGCAGGACGCTCTGCCTACGCGATTCCGATCGCCGTAGAGACCGTGGCGTGGATGCAATCACTTCTAGCACTGGGCGTCGGTCGTCGAGCTCGGAGTTGGCCACGCGGTTTATGGGCTGCGCAGTAGGAAGAGCGCAGGTCTGGCTGTTGCGGCGTATGCTCGGAACCGCCGGGACCGGTCACGAAAATCGTCGTTCACTAAGGCCGAGGCCAAGCTGCGAACGTCTGGCTGAGCGTTGGTGATCATCGGGCAGAATTCGCTGCGCGGTCGGTACGGCAGTGCCGATGAGGTCCTGTTTCTGTGTTGGCCGCCTGGATGGGCAACACGATGGCGTCGGATGCACTGGCGGCCTTCGAGGCGACGGCGGTTCGCCGTGGTCTACATCGGTGAGCCGAAAGGCGGAAAGACCGGCGATGAAGCCTTTTTCGATGCGCTGGACTCGCGATGGAAGATCGAATCAGAGGATTCGGGATTCATCTCTTGGTGGAATCTCGCCGATCGGGCTCAGGGCTGGGTCCGTCAATAAAAGAGCCGCCGGTCATCCATAGTCGGATGACCGGCGGCCGCGCAGAGCTTTATTTCTCGGTAGCCGCTTCAAGTTCCGGTTTCAGGTTCATGCGGAAAAAAATGCGTAATAGCGATCCCTCGGGTAGGACACATCCGAGACCATAATTACTCGTCCTGTCGCGGTGATGTAGCGCTGGTGGACGGTCTTCACGAGGTCGCCGGGGGTGGTCTTCAACCACTCGCGTGTGACGGCACCGGGATGCTGTCCGCCACCGTTTCCTCAAGGGTGGCAGCGTCGGACGTGTCCGCTACGTCGACGGGTGGTAGCTGTCAGACACGGAAATCGGCCGGCCATCTTCGCTGGCGCGGGTGACGACGTGGGTGATCTCTTCGCCGACTGCTACGCCAAGGGCATCGGCCAATGCTTCTGTGGCCGACACCTTCTCCGTTGCCCGGTCGATCTGAACCGTGCTGTCGGACTCGTTCGCGAACGTCACTTCCGGGTCCTCCATCTGACGTTCGGGCGAGATCCGGATCAGGTTCGGCCGATCCGATACGAACACTCCGCGCCTGCGCACAGACCGGACGAGCCCTTGGCTCTGAAGGAGCTCGAGTGCCTTCCGAACCACGATGTCGGAGACATTGTTGCGCGCCGCGATTTCCGAATAGCTCGGCAGTTGAGTTCCGGGCGGCAATTCTCCGCCGCGAATTCGGCGAGCATATTCGCCAGCGATGGAGACGTAGGCAGGTTCCGCCATGTGGCTCATTCCCTTCAATTCGAAAATCACTAGCGCGTAGGACGGGGGACTAGTATAGCGCACTTCGTATACGTAAAACCGTATTCGCACTGGTATCGCGCGAAATATTCATGTATTCGAATCTGTATCCGAATCGACAACTCCAATTCAGAGCCCGCTTCGTCCGACGATCGGAGGGACGGCGCTCCGGCAGTACGCCACCAGCGCAATACACCACAGCCGACAGAGGCAGACACGAAAAGCAGTCCGAGGGTTTCGAACGCGTTCACCCCCGCCGTCCACTCTGCTGCATCGCCAT carries:
- a CDS encoding GntR family transcriptional regulator translates to MAEPAYVSIAGEYARRIRGGELPPGTQLPSYSEIAARNNVSDIVVRKALELLQSQGLVRSVRRRGVFVSDRPNLIRISPERQMEDPEVTFANESDSTVQIDRATEKVSATEALADALGVAVGEEITHVVTRASEDGRPISVSDSYHPST